The following nucleotide sequence is from Pseudonocardia sp. C8.
GGGACTCGGCGACCGCGAACGCGTCGTGCTTGGCGATGATCGGGGCCGAGTCGCCGATCGGGGTGACACCCGGCAGGGTGCGGAAGTCGTCTCCGAGCTGCTCGGCCATCATCCCCGCGAAGACCGGGTCCATGTACATCCGCTCGCCGGAGATCAGCCGCAGGTCGGGGTCGAACGACATCACCACCATGTAGAGGCCCGTCACCCGCTCCCCCGCGGAGGTGGTGAAGGAGACGTACGCCTCGCGGACCAGGGTGTTGGCGGCCACCGCGTGGACGCGCTTCTCGGCGGCCACGTCGCGCACCGTCACGTACGGCATGATCCGCCGGTAGGTCTCGCGGACCGGCTCGGTGCCGTCGATCGCCCAGCCCAGGGTCGCCAGCTCGTAGTGGGGATCTGGCGTCAGGGTCGCCATCGTGCGCTCGACGTCCTGTTCGAGCTCCGCGATCTCGTGCTCGAGCAGGATCTCTTCCATCTCCTGCTTCGTCAGTTGGTTCACGACTTCCTCCAGCCTCATCGCTAGATAGAGCGATCTACTCAGCCGAGGCTAGGGCGGAGACGACCCGTCGTCAACGACTCTTGCCCGCGACCATCGTCTTGGATAGATTGATCTAATGGACACCGACCGCGTTTTCGAACTCCGCAGGTACGACGCCGTCCCCGGCAAGATCGACGCCCTCCTGGACCGGTTCCGCAACCACGCGGCCCCCCTCTTCGAGAAGCACGGGATGGCCAACATCGGCTTCTGGGTGGAACTGGACGAGGACGGCAAGCGCACCGAGACGCTCGTCTACCTCGTGGCGCATGCGAGCCGCGAGGCAGCTCAGGAATCCTGGGCGTCGTTCTGGGACGACCCCGAGTGGGTCGCCGTGCGGACCAACGGCGAGCAGGTCACGGCGAGGGCGACGTCGGCCTTCCTCGACCCGGCCGAGTTCTCCGGCCTGCGCTGAGGCCGATCCACCGTGGGTGGGATAGGGCACATGGACTTGCGACTACACCGATCGAGGAGGCTCGGGGTGTCATGACCGGTGATCTTTCGCCCCTCCAGGAGGCGTTCCGGACCGTGATGGCCGGCGTGTGCACGCCCGTCTCGGTCGTGACGACGGTCGAGCTCTTCGGCCGACCCCACGGTTCCACCGTCAGCGCGTTCACGTCCCTGTCGATGTCACCTCCGATGGTGCTGGTCTCGCTCGACTCGGCGTCGACCCTGCTCGGAATGGTGGAGGCCACCGGTACGTTCGGCATCAACGTCCTGGCGGCCGGCCAGTCCGACGTCGCGCTGCGATTCGCGACCAAGGGCCCGGGGCGGTTCACCGGCGTGTCGTGGACGCGAGCGCACGGCGCGGCGCGGCTGGACGGGATCGCCTCGTGGCTGGCGTGCTCGGTCGCCGACATCGTCGAGGGCGGCGACCACCGCATCCTGCTGGGCGACGTCGTCTCGGCGGCGGCCTCGGACCTCGAGCCGCTGACGTACCACGCCCGCACGTTCGGAACCCACCAACGGCACGGGGTGGCGTCGTGATGCGCGGACCGATCTGCGAGGGATGGCGATGAGCACGGCGACGATCACGGACGCGACGGCCCGGAACGACGACGTGGTGATCGCCGACGCGGTCAGGTCGCCGCTGGGGACCTGCCGGGCCGGGGGCACCATCGCCGGGATGAGCCCCGGCGTCCTGCTCGCCCAGT
It contains:
- a CDS encoding flavin reductase family protein translates to MTGDLSPLQEAFRTVMAGVCTPVSVVTTVELFGRPHGSTVSAFTSLSMSPPMVLVSLDSASTLLGMVEATGTFGINVLAAGQSDVALRFATKGPGRFTGVSWTRAHGAARLDGIASWLACSVADIVEGGDHRILLGDVVSAAASDLEPLTYHARTFGTHQRHGVAS
- a CDS encoding NIPSNAP family protein gives rise to the protein MDTDRVFELRRYDAVPGKIDALLDRFRNHAAPLFEKHGMANIGFWVELDEDGKRTETLVYLVAHASREAAQESWASFWDDPEWVAVRTNGEQVTARATSAFLDPAEFSGLR